Part of the Nocardia higoensis genome, CCGCAGATCTTGCCGATGTTGCTCGGTGGCGCATCGACGCCGGGCGGCAGGTGTCGACGTTGCGATATCGGCGGTGTTGGCGGTGTTGTCGGCGTTGGCAGTGTTGGCAGTGTTGGCGGAGTTGTCGGGGGAAGGTCCTACTCTGACCGCCGTGCCCGACTCCGAACCTCTCGCCGCCGCCCGGCAGCTGGCCTTCGACGAGCTGGACACCCCGCTCTACGACACCACTTTCGTGGTCGTCGACCTGGAAACCACCGGTACCAGCCCCGAGGGAGATGCCATCACCGAGATCGGCGCGGTCAAGGTGCGCGGCGGCGAGGTGCTGGGCGAATTCGCCACCCTGGTCGACCCGGGCCGGGCGATCCCGCCGGAGGTCGTGCGGATCACCGGCATCACCACCGCCCTGGTCTGTGCCGCGCCGCGCATCGAGGCGGTGTTGCCCGCGTTCCTCGAGTTCGCGGCGGGCGCGGTGCTGGTGGCTCACAACGCCCGCTTCGACACCGCCTTCCTGCGCGCGGCGGCCGCGCGCAGCGAGCTGCCGTGGCCGAATGCCCCGGTGCTGTGCACGGTGAAGCTGGCCCGGCGCGTGCTCGGGCGCGACGAGGCGCCATCGGTGCGGCTGTCGGCGCTGGCTCATCTGCTCGGCGCGACCACCCAGCCGACTCACCGCGCCCTCGACGACGCCCGCGCCACCGTCGACGTGCTGCACGCCCTCATCGCCCGGGTCGGCAATCAGGGTGTGCACAGCCTGACCGAGTTGCTCGACTACCTGCCCGACGTCACCTCGGGGCAGCGCGCCAAACGTGTCTTCGCCACCGGACTGCCCGCCGAGCCGGGGGTGTACCTGTTTCGCGGTCCCGCCGACGAAGTCCTCTATATAGGGACGGCGGTGAATCTGCGTCGTCGCGTGCGCACCTACTTCACCGGATCGGAGACCCGCGTCCGGATGAAGGAGATGGTCGCGCTCGCGACGCGGGTCGACCACGTCGTGTGCGCGCACGGCCTCGAAGCCGGGGTGCGCGAACTGCGCCTGCTCGCCGCGCACGCCCCTCCGTACAACCGGCGTTCCAAATTCCCCGCGCGCGCTTGGTGGATCACACTCACCGAGGAGGCGTTCCCTCGCTTCGCCGTGGTGCGCACGCCCACGCCGGACGCGCTGGGCCCCTTCCGTTCCCGGACCGACGCGGCCGACATCGCCGCGACCCTGGCCGAGCACGCCGGCTTGCGTACCTGCTCGACCCGGCTCGCCCGCACGGCCGCCCACGACTGCCCGCCGGCCGTGGTCGGCGGCTGCCCGGCCGCGCGCGATCGTGAAATGCCCCTGACCGCCGCCGAATACGCGCCGAGGCCCGCCGCCGTCCGTGATCTGATCGCGGGCCGCGACGACACCGTGCTCACCGCCATGCTGGACCGCATCGAAGTCCATTCTCGCGCAGAGCACTTCGAGACCGCCGCTCGCCTGCGCGACCGCGCCGCCGCCGTCATCCGCGCCCTGCGCCGCATTCAACGCCTGGCCGCGCTGACTCGCATCGCCGAACTGGTCGCGGCGCATCCCGACGGCGCGGGCGGCTGGGAATTCGCCGTGATCCGCCACGGCAGGCTTGCCGCCGCAGGCGTCGCCCGCCGCGGCACACCCCCGATGCCCGTCGTCGAACACCTCGTCGCAGCCGCCGAAACCGTGGTCCCCGATGGACGCCGCGTCCCCACCGCCCCGCCAGGGCTGTTCGCTGCGCGGGGGTCCTCGGGTCTGCCGGAATCGCC contains:
- a CDS encoding DEDD exonuclease domain-containing protein, whose amino-acid sequence is MPDSEPLAAARQLAFDELDTPLYDTTFVVVDLETTGTSPEGDAITEIGAVKVRGGEVLGEFATLVDPGRAIPPEVVRITGITTALVCAAPRIEAVLPAFLEFAAGAVLVAHNARFDTAFLRAAAARSELPWPNAPVLCTVKLARRVLGRDEAPSVRLSALAHLLGATTQPTHRALDDARATVDVLHALIARVGNQGVHSLTELLDYLPDVTSGQRAKRVFATGLPAEPGVYLFRGPADEVLYIGTAVNLRRRVRTYFTGSETRVRMKEMVALATRVDHVVCAHGLEAGVRELRLLAAHAPPYNRRSKFPARAWWITLTEEAFPRFAVVRTPTPDALGPFRSRTDAADIAATLAEHAGLRTCSTRLARTAAHDCPPAVVGGCPAARDREMPLTAAEYAPRPAAVRDLIAGRDDTVLTAMLDRIEVHSRAEHFETAARLRDRAAAVIRALRRIQRLAALTRIAELVAAHPDGAGGWEFAVIRHGRLAAAGVARRGTPPMPVVEHLVAAAETVVPDGRRVPTAPPGLFAARGSSGLPESPVGGAAGPVAPEVAPDRRPSPAAAAGHADTSAVADGPAERGAPGQGGGAGRGGGCDEIEWVGPPLLGASPEEVALIARWLDRPGVRIVRTSHGYHEPRYGAGRLLAWAETAETAARVRLEGADYVERTG